A stretch of Castanea sativa cultivar Marrone di Chiusa Pesio chromosome 2, ASM4071231v1 DNA encodes these proteins:
- the LOC142625227 gene encoding uncharacterized protein LOC142625227, translating into MVASWILNCVSPKILASVVYKNTTLEVWTNLKNQFSQKNGPKLFQLQKELATITQGDLSVTDHFTQLNALSDEIENYRALPCCTCGFCTYSIDEKLTQYQLQDSVMQFLMGPNETYSQVWGQILLMDPLPSVNRVYSLLIQDESQRSIGHSTGAYIESTALATKSSAGAIGFGNTYGNNSGAKGNKYKGKERPMCSHCRVIGHTIEKCYKLHGYPPGYEPKGKSAKANQVGGPDFGANFGVIEPNSTFVPHSFPSQAFPFTAEQCQRILAMIKGLSTSHGNMAAPEVVPNAMANSVTATTPLAGTSFSLKHYVFAAKVVNRNAFSYNTWVLDSGATDHIICYVSRLASVTALTQCVVELPNGESAQVTHIGTVKLSSTLILDHDLSSWKTIGVGEVHNGLYLLQRLDCISSSSLADHLLKHKSSHSFPSVNSITNMPSVWHFRLGHPSMNKLLSLQDSLSVSFDSCTDVCTICPKAKQKRDVIFYESIFPFISLDSVYSTPSTTSLPPISDSALTTFPLDSTSSPVFHVSFLNDQHFAPDVDLDSDTEDDVVPSSSPSISLQGAHLADPISQPAPISSSDSLPQSTLPDSSRHTDFPTASSPQQSSSSQPASSVKPSLVVQPQLPEQGFRRSARVSHKPSYLQSYHCNQVCTSSLSPSLPKKGTSHPLQNFLSYSKLFATHRHFCNSISSVVEPTTYTQAVQDPKWREAMAAEIAALEANNTWSLTPLPTHKKPIGCKWVYKIKHKADGSIERYKARLVAKGFT; encoded by the exons ATGGTTGCATCTTGGATATTGAATTGTGTTTCTCCAAAGATTCTTGCGAGTGTTGTTTACAAGAACACTACTTTAGAGGTTTGGACTAATCTCAAGAATCAGTTTTCTCAAAAGAATGGACCAAAACTTTTTCAGCTTCAGAAGGAGCTTGCAACGATTACTCAAGGAGATCTCTCTGTCACAGATCATTTCACTCAGTTGAATGCTCTGTcggatgaaattgaaaattacagaGCTTTACCATGTTGTACCTGTGGTTTTTGCACCTACTCAATCGATGAGAAATTGACACAATATCAATTGCAAGATTCAGTGATGCAGTTTCTTATGGGACCCAATGAGACATATAGTCAGGTTTGGGGGCAAATTTTGTTGATGGACCCTCTCCCTTCAGTCAATAGGGTGTATTCTTTATTGATTCAAGATGAGAGCCAAAGATCAATTGGTCATTCCACTGGTGCATACATTGAATCCACTGCTTTGGCAACCAAGTCATCTGCTGGTGCTATTGGTTTTGGAAACACTTATGGTAATAATTCAGGTGCTAAAGGCAATAAGTACAAAGGAAAGGAGAGGCCAATGTGTAGCCATTGTAGGGTCATAGGCCACACCATAGAGAAATGCTACAAGCTCCACGGCTATCCTCCTGGTTACGAACCCAAAGGCAAGAGTGCAAAGGCTAATCAAGTTGGAGGACCTGATTTTGGAGCAAACTTTGGTGTTATAGAGCCAAATTCTACTTTTGTGCCACACTCTTTTCCTTCCCAAGCTTTTCCTTTTACTGCAGAACAGTGTCAGAGGATTTTGGCTATGATTAAGGGTTTGAGCACTAGTCATGGTAATATGGCAGCACCTGAAGTTGTTCCCAATGCAATGGCCAACAGTGTCACAGCCACTACTCCACTTGCAGGTACCTCCTTCAGCTTAAAGCATTATGTTTTTGCTGCTAAGGTAGTGAATAGAAATGCTTTTAGTTACAATACTTGGGTTTTAGATTCAGGTGCCACTGATCATATAATCTGTTATGTTAGCCGATTAGCTTCTGTCACTGCTTTAACCCAGTGTGTTGTTGAGTTGCCTAATGGTGAAAGTGCTCAAGTGACTCACATTGGCACAGTCAAGCTTTCTTCAACCTTAATACTTGATCAT GACCTTTCATCTTGGAAGACGATTGGAGTAGGTGAAGTGCATAATGGCCTCTACTTGTTGCAAAGATTAGATTGCATCAGTTCCTCTTCTCTGGCAGATCATCTCCTGAAACACAAGTCTAGTCATTCTTTTCCTTCTGTTAATTCTATAACTAATATGCCTAGTGTGTGGCATTTTAGGTTAGGTCACCCTTCCATGAATAAGCTGCTATCTTTGCAAGACAGTTTGTCTGTTTCCTTTGATTCTTGTACTGATGTTTGTACCATTTGTCCTAAGGCAAAACAGAAAAG GGATGTGATCTTCTATGAGTccattttcccttttatttctttggatTCTGTGTATTCTACTCCATCTACTACTTCCCTTCCTCCTATCTCAGATTCTGCTCTTACTACATTTCCTTTGGATTCTACTTCCTCACCTGTGTTTcatgtttcttttcttaatgATCAACATTTTGCTCCTGATGTTGATTTAGATTCTGATACTGAGGATGATGTTGTCCCTAGCTcatcaccatctatttcacTTCAGGGTGCCCATCTTGCTGATCCTATTTCCCAACCTGCTCCTATCTCCTCCTCGGACTCTCTTCCTCAGTCCACTCTGCCAGATTCCTCCCGCCATACTGATTTTCCTACTGCTTCTTCTCCTCAAcaatcttcttcttcacaaCCAGCTTCTTCAGTTAAGCCTTCTTTGGTTGTCCAGCCCCAACTTCCTGAACAAGGTTTTAGAAGGTCTGCCAGGGTATCTCATAAGCCATCTTATTTGCAGTCTTATCATTGCAACCAGGTGTGTACTTCCTCCTTGTCTCCATCTCTTCCTAAGAAAGGTACTTCTCATCCACTTCagaattttctttcttattctaAACTTTTTGCCACCCATAGACACTTTTGCAACTCTATTTCTTCTGTTGTAGAACCTACTACCTATACCCAGGCTGTTCAAGATCCCAAGTGGAGGGAGGCTATGGCTGCTGAGATTGCTGCCTTAGAAGCTAATAATACTTGGTCTTTGACTCCTTTACCAACTCATAAGAAGCCTATAGGCTGTAAATGGGTGTATAAGATCAAACATAAGGCAGATGGGAGCATAGAAAGGTATAAGGCTAGACTTGTTGCCAAGGGATTCACTTAA